A single genomic interval of candidate division WOR-3 bacterium harbors:
- a CDS encoding D-alanine--D-alanine ligase, producing the protein MKVKTIGIVLEVREDADREKKEHQTIDHFYHWREPHEIAAIQQAIEKLGFATVIIGTPEVLVNALDKFKRKIDFIFNLSVGFISRFRMALAPSLYELARIPYSGADPYTKFISQNKHFMKSFMDKLEIPTPAWIYIHNARALDQWDFPKFPLIVKPAHEGSSIGVHERSVVSNREELYEQCNYILQNLKMPVIVEEFIVGKEYKIGYIGNEVKKFKGIIEDTREDGSPLMDRFYPFAQKKEGIYQKIARAIDQPDVFEVLKDCDKLYDILLPLDYGVFDVRVDQTGKHYFLEFNADATLHPDRALAQCCRSNGVAFNSMIEKILTSALQRWGLA; encoded by the coding sequence GTGAAGGTTAAGACCATCGGTATCGTTCTGGAAGTGAGGGAGGATGCCGACCGTGAGAAAAAAGAGCATCAGACTATCGATCATTTCTATCATTGGCGGGAGCCGCATGAAATAGCAGCAATACAACAGGCCATTGAGAAATTGGGGTTCGCAACGGTTATTATTGGTACACCTGAAGTACTGGTGAATGCCTTGGATAAGTTCAAGCGAAAGATTGATTTCATATTCAACCTATCCGTAGGTTTTATATCAAGATTTCGTATGGCACTTGCACCATCGCTCTATGAACTTGCACGAATACCTTACAGCGGTGCTGACCCGTATACTAAATTCATAAGCCAGAACAAGCATTTTATGAAATCGTTCATGGACAAACTAGAAATCCCGACACCCGCGTGGATATATATACATAACGCTCGTGCCTTGGACCAATGGGATTTTCCGAAGTTCCCTCTGATCGTAAAACCTGCTCACGAAGGGTCATCAATTGGTGTACATGAGAGATCCGTTGTTTCGAATAGAGAGGAATTGTATGAACAATGTAATTACATCCTTCAGAACCTAAAAATGCCGGTAATTGTCGAAGAATTCATTGTTGGAAAGGAATACAAGATAGGATATATTGGCAACGAAGTAAAAAAATTCAAAGGTATTATTGAAGATACACGCGAAGATGGATCGCCCTTAATGGATAGGTTTTACCCTTTTGCTCAAAAAAAGGAAGGTATTTATCAAAAAATAGCACGAGCAATAGATCAACCTGATGTCTTCGAGGTATTGAAGGATTGTGATAAACTTTATGATATCTTGTTACCACTTGATTATGGTGTATTCGATGTCAGGGTGGACCAGACAGGTAAACACTACTTCCTCGAGTTCAATGCAGATGCGACTTTGCATCCTGACCGGGCACTTGCTCAGTGTTGTAGATCGAATGGCGTTGCGTTCAATTCTATGATAGAGAAGATACTGACAAGCGCTCTCCAGCGGTGGGGTTTAGCATAA
- a CDS encoding VanW family protein, with protein MKFKNLRLLLDDLNSIVNGWYTRIVTSKQTVGDMSTWYLIADFPTKIKWRDELGELNENRISNMERSCGIIDGILLHPREVFSVQKVIGEPTKERGFKEGPNIVGGQLSCSVGGGLCQISTALFNVALLANVQILQKHNHSADIWGENRFIDLGKDATYVYAQRDLKFKNDHPADIAVRMSVDRNDLLLNCQIYSPRELPYKVEIKHRVLKELEPRSVGNAGFDPQKGRKGWVVLTERFIIKSSGVRKLTFSKTDTYKPILLQ; from the coding sequence ATGAAGTTCAAGAACTTACGTCTCCTCCTGGACGATCTGAACAGTATAGTGAACGGATGGTATACCAGGATCGTCACATCTAAGCAAACGGTGGGAGACATGAGCACATGGTACCTTATTGCTGATTTTCCGACAAAAATCAAGTGGCGTGATGAATTAGGGGAGCTCAATGAAAACAGAATTAGCAATATGGAAAGGAGTTGCGGGATCATCGACGGTATTCTCCTGCACCCCCGGGAGGTCTTTTCAGTGCAAAAAGTGATCGGCGAACCTACAAAGGAAAGAGGTTTTAAGGAAGGTCCGAATATTGTCGGAGGACAGCTGTCATGTTCTGTTGGTGGTGGCTTGTGTCAGATCTCCACGGCGTTGTTCAATGTCGCCTTGCTCGCCAATGTGCAGATACTGCAGAAGCATAATCATAGTGCTGATATATGGGGGGAAAACCGCTTCATAGACCTTGGCAAAGATGCAACATATGTGTATGCACAGAGAGATCTTAAATTCAAGAACGATCATCCAGCTGATATTGCAGTCAGAATGAGCGTAGATAGAAATGATCTCCTTTTGAACTGTCAGATCTATTCTCCCCGAGAGCTTCCATATAAGGTAGAGATCAAACATCGGGTTTTGAAAGAACTAGAGCCTAGATCTGTTGGCAACGCAGGTTTTGATCCGCAAAAGGGTAGGAAGGGTTGGGTGGTGTTGACAGAGAGATTTATCATCAAGAGCAGCGGTGTGAGGAAGCTTACGTTCTCAAAAACTGACACTTACAAACCAATTCTACTCCAGTAA
- a CDS encoding radical SAM protein — protein sequence MERFWKFKDFDDSLWTNWKWQLQNRLDNASNIKDYFPNINQTDIQTFECYIKKYSFAITPYTLSLVELDEDLNPLFNDPIWNQFRFDQHDGVQGTSCYDGIHENWENPEELPTRMLHHKYPDRAILRLVDCCFGYCNYCYLTSRIMDKKKTKNVAGTKEMWKKTIQYLRNNPQIRDIIISGGDPLMFDNENLERILLDVSSIDSIQSIRLNTRALTFNPFRFDTDLVEIIKKYNVTALEVHFAHPKELSPIVDEKLRLFDEVGYRPLILWRSPLIRGVNDTKEVLQELLLKLYQRRITPYYIFHYAPFTLGRCNRGLSVKRGVHLLSEIRREIPGPAFPKYTLFHIEGKHDIPLEPHGTDNFIYTRDENNRPIIKFKNWKNHWVTYPDIEEMK from the coding sequence ATGGAGAGATTCTGGAAATTCAAGGATTTTGATGACTCACTCTGGACCAATTGGAAGTGGCAACTGCAGAATCGCCTTGATAATGCATCGAACATAAAGGATTATTTCCCAAATATTAATCAAACCGATATTCAAACGTTTGAATGTTATATCAAGAAGTACAGTTTCGCAATTACACCATATACATTATCCTTGGTGGAACTGGATGAAGATTTGAATCCTTTGTTTAATGATCCAATATGGAATCAATTTCGATTCGATCAACACGATGGGGTTCAAGGTACATCATGCTATGATGGCATCCATGAAAACTGGGAAAACCCGGAAGAGCTACCGACAAGGATGCTCCACCATAAATATCCTGATAGAGCAATCTTACGGTTGGTAGATTGCTGCTTTGGCTACTGTAATTACTGCTATTTGACTTCACGGATCATGGACAAGAAGAAAACCAAGAATGTCGCAGGTACGAAAGAAATGTGGAAGAAAACAATACAGTATTTGAGGAATAATCCACAGATCCGCGATATCATAATTAGTGGCGGTGATCCGTTGATGTTTGATAACGAGAACCTTGAAAGGATACTTTTGGATGTATCCTCGATCGATTCAATCCAGTCGATCAGGTTGAACACAAGAGCCTTGACCTTTAATCCATTCCGGTTCGATACAGATCTGGTTGAAATAATAAAAAAATATAATGTGACAGCACTCGAAGTTCATTTTGCTCATCCTAAAGAGCTATCTCCGATCGTTGATGAGAAACTTCGTTTGTTTGATGAAGTAGGCTACCGTCCATTGATCTTATGGAGGAGTCCGCTTATTCGCGGGGTTAATGATACGAAAGAAGTATTACAGGAGCTGCTCCTTAAATTGTACCAACGCAGGATCACTCCATACTATATTTTTCACTATGCACCGTTCACACTTGGTAGATGCAACAGAGGATTGAGTGTCAAACGGGGCGTACATTTGCTATCTGAGATAAGACGAGAAATACCTGGTCCGGCTTTTCCAAAATACACCCTATTCCACATAGAGGGAAAACATGATATTCCCTTGGAACCACATGGTACTGATAATTTCATCTACACAAGAGATGAGAACAATAGACCGATCATCAAATTCAAGAATTGGAAAAATCATTGGGTGACATACCCGGACATTGAAGAGATGAAATAG